In Canis lupus dingo isolate Sandy chromosome 27, ASM325472v2, whole genome shotgun sequence, one genomic interval encodes:
- the LOC112678166 gene encoding olfactory receptor 8S1-like, which translates to MKNVSIITEFVLLGLSSDPQIQTMLFVLFLGIYLLTLMGNLVMILVIRVDSHLQTPMYFFLGHLSFLDLSFSSVTVPKMLQNFLSQKKSISVWGCITQSFFFTLSGGTEACLLSAMAYDRYAAICYPLVYTMVINRPLCIVTVSIAWTVGFLISLMNILFIYKLHFCGSNIIPHFSCELPPLFPLSCTDPIVNEILLAVSCAFLGLLTLPLILFSYSRIISAILNIRSSEGQAKAFSTCSSHLTVVLLFYGTALFRYISPASGSVLERVVSIQYSVITSLVNPLIYSLKNQEVKAALQRMLKQQKCALG; encoded by the coding sequence ATGAAAAACGTCAGTATAATTACTGAATTTGTCCTTCTGGGATTGTCTAGTGATCCCCAGATCCAGACTATGCTCTTTGTGCTGTTCCTGGGGATTTACCTTCTGACTTTGATGGGAAATCTGGTGATGATCCTGGTGATCAGGGTTGATTCTCATCTCCAAacacccatgtacttcttcctcggACACTTATCCTTCCTGGATCTCAGTTTCTCCTCAGTCACTGTGCCCAAAATGCTACAGAACTTCTTATCTCAGAAGAAAAGCATCTCGGTGTGGGGTTGCATCACTCAGAgtttctttttcactctctctGGAGGAACAGAAGCTTGTCTGCTCTCtgccatggcctatgaccgctatgctGCCATCTGCTACCCTCTGGTCTACACCATGGTCATAAACAGGCCTCTCTGTATTGTGACTGTGAGTATAGCTTGGACAGTGGGATTTCTGATTTCCTTGATGAATATTCTTTTCATCTACAAGTTACATTTCTGTGGGTCCAACATTATCCCCCATTTCAGCTGTGAGCTACCTCCGCTCTTTCCTCTGTCCTGTACAGATCCCATTGTCAATGAGATTCTTCTAGCAGTGTCATGTGCGTTTCTGGGACTGCTGACACTTCCCCTAATCCTCTTCTCTTACTCCAGAATCATTTCTGCCATTCTGAACATCCGCTCCTCTGAGGGCCAAGCCaaagccttctccacctgctcctcccacctcacCGTGGTACTCTTGTTCTATGGGACAGCTCTATTCAGGTACatcagccctgcctcaggctcagtGTTGGAGCGAGTGGTCTCCATTCAGTACAGTGTGATCACATCTTTGGTGAACCCCCTCATCTACAGTCTCAAGAACCAAGAGGTGAAGGCAGCTCTGCAGAGGATGCTAAAGCAACAAAAGTGTGCCCTGGGGTAG